The proteins below come from a single Comamonas antarctica genomic window:
- a CDS encoding DeoR/GlpR family DNA-binding transcription regulator, protein MNHSNPRQLQLLDAVRQQQSATVEQLALQLGVTLQTVRRDVQKLADAGLLVRFHGGVRVPSATVENLAHPQRQGLHADGKARIARAVAQAVPNGCSLILNIGTTTEAIAQALLQHRGLRVITNNLNVAAILSSNTDCEVIVAGGVVRSRDRGIVGEAAVDFIRQFKVDIALIGISAIESDGSLRDFDLREVKVAQTIIAQSREVWLAADHSKFERQAMVQLATLAQIHRLFTDAPPPPAIVPLLADAGVQCTVAV, encoded by the coding sequence GTGAACCACTCCAATCCCCGCCAACTCCAGTTGCTTGATGCGGTGCGCCAGCAACAGTCCGCCACCGTCGAGCAGCTGGCTCTCCAGCTGGGCGTGACCCTGCAGACCGTGCGCCGCGATGTGCAGAAGCTGGCCGATGCCGGTCTGTTGGTGCGCTTTCACGGCGGCGTGCGCGTACCCAGCGCCACGGTCGAGAACCTGGCCCACCCCCAGCGCCAGGGCCTGCATGCCGACGGCAAGGCGCGCATCGCGCGCGCCGTCGCCCAGGCCGTGCCCAATGGCTGTTCGCTGATCCTGAACATCGGCACCACGACCGAAGCCATTGCCCAGGCGCTGCTCCAGCACCGCGGCCTGCGCGTGATCACCAACAACCTCAACGTCGCCGCCATCCTGAGCAGCAACACCGACTGCGAAGTCATTGTCGCGGGCGGCGTGGTGCGCTCGCGCGACCGCGGCATCGTCGGCGAGGCGGCCGTGGACTTCATTCGCCAGTTCAAGGTCGATATCGCCCTGATCGGCATCTCGGCCATTGAATCCGATGGCTCGCTGCGCGATTTCGACCTGCGCGAGGTCAAGGTGGCCCAGACCATCATTGCCCAGTCGCGCGAGGTCTGGCTGGCCGCCGACCACAGCAAATTCGAACGCCAGGCCATGGTCCAGCTGGCCACGCTGGCCCAGATCCACCGCCTGTTCACCGATGCGCCGCCGCCACCGGCCATCGTTCCGCTGCTCGCCGATGCCGGCGTGCAATGCACCGTGGCCGTCTGA
- a CDS encoding glycerol-3-phosphate dehydrogenase/oxidase — protein MTISTLPLDTDRAALLARLAEPCVYDLAIIGGGATGLGVALDAAARGFKVVLLESHDFAKGTSSRATKLVHGGVRYLAQGNIALVREALHERTTLLRNAPHLAQRLAFVMPSYRLLDTPFYGAGLKMYDALAGKAGLGSTEFLSRDKTVALLPTARTQGLKGGVKYWDGQFDDARLALALARTAAAKGALLVNYCPAKELLHENGKIAGVVCEDSETGTAYTVRAKCVVNATGPWVDLFRQLDGKALGREVKPMVAPSQGVHVVVDREFLPTDHALLIPKTADGRVLFAVPWLGKVILGTTDTPRNDLAREPLPFPEEVNFILSEAGKYLVRQPTRADVRSVWVGLRPLVKPQDDDGENTKKISREHTVMASRSGLITVTGGKWTTYRAMAEDVLRECFATGQLPERAGGVTVDLPLVGAPADGKLLMGMNAPQGLHSYGTEADAVAALPGADIWLVEGLSEAMVRFAVRHEYARSVEDVLARRSRLLFLDAQRAMSIAPRVAALIEEELGRDAGLAAFQSLALQYLPRAQ, from the coding sequence ATGACCATTTCTACGCTTCCCCTGGATACAGACCGCGCCGCGCTTCTGGCGCGGCTGGCCGAACCCTGTGTCTACGACCTCGCCATCATTGGCGGCGGCGCCACGGGCCTGGGCGTGGCGCTGGACGCGGCAGCGCGCGGTTTCAAGGTGGTGCTGCTGGAATCGCATGATTTTGCCAAGGGCACCTCATCGCGCGCAACCAAGCTGGTACATGGCGGCGTGCGCTATCTCGCGCAGGGCAATATCGCGCTGGTGCGCGAGGCGCTGCACGAGCGCACGACGCTGCTGCGCAATGCGCCGCACCTGGCGCAGCGCCTGGCTTTCGTCATGCCTTCGTACCGCCTGCTCGACACACCGTTCTATGGCGCGGGCCTGAAGATGTACGACGCGCTCGCCGGCAAGGCGGGCCTGGGCTCGACCGAGTTCCTGAGCCGCGACAAGACCGTCGCGCTGCTGCCCACGGCACGCACCCAGGGCCTCAAGGGCGGCGTCAAGTACTGGGATGGCCAGTTCGACGATGCGCGCCTGGCGCTGGCGCTGGCGCGCACCGCGGCGGCCAAGGGCGCGCTGCTGGTCAACTACTGCCCGGCCAAGGAACTGCTGCACGAGAACGGCAAGATCGCCGGAGTGGTCTGCGAGGATTCGGAGACCGGCACGGCCTACACGGTGCGCGCCAAGTGTGTGGTGAATGCAACAGGTCCGTGGGTCGACCTGTTCCGCCAGCTCGACGGCAAGGCGCTGGGCCGCGAGGTCAAGCCCATGGTCGCGCCCAGCCAGGGCGTGCATGTGGTGGTGGACCGTGAGTTCCTGCCCACCGACCATGCGCTGCTGATCCCCAAGACCGCCGACGGCCGCGTGCTGTTTGCCGTGCCGTGGCTGGGCAAGGTGATCCTGGGCACGACCGACACGCCGCGCAACGACCTGGCGCGCGAGCCGCTGCCGTTTCCCGAGGAAGTCAACTTCATTCTCTCGGAAGCCGGCAAGTACCTGGTGCGCCAGCCGACGCGCGCCGATGTGCGCAGCGTCTGGGTCGGGCTGCGCCCGCTGGTCAAGCCGCAAGACGACGACGGCGAGAACACCAAGAAGATCAGCCGCGAGCACACGGTGATGGCCAGCCGTTCGGGCCTGATCACCGTGACCGGCGGCAAATGGACCACCTACCGCGCGATGGCCGAGGACGTGCTGCGCGAGTGCTTTGCCACGGGCCAGTTGCCCGAGCGCGCGGGCGGCGTCACCGTCGACCTGCCGCTGGTCGGCGCACCGGCGGATGGCAAGCTGCTGATGGGCATGAATGCGCCCCAGGGCCTGCATTCCTATGGCACCGAAGCCGACGCCGTGGCGGCGTTGCCCGGCGCCGACATCTGGCTGGTCGAAGGCCTGAGCGAAGCCATGGTGCGCTTCGCGGTGCGCCATGAATATGCGCGCAGCGTCGAAGACGTGCTGGCGCGCCGCAGCCGCCTGCTGTTCCTCGACGCCCAGCGCGCGATGTCGATCGCGCCGCGCGTCGCGGCTTTGATCGAGGAGGAACTGGGCCGGGATGCGGGATTGGCGGCATTCCAGTCCCTGGCGCTGCAGTATTTGCCACGCGCCCAGTAA
- the rplN gene encoding 50S ribosomal protein L14, translating into MIQTESRLEVADNTGAKSVLCIKVLGGSKRRYASVGDIIKVSVKEAAPRGRVKKGEVYSAVVVRTAKGIRRADGSLVKFDGNAAVLLNAKLEPIGTRIFGPVTRELRTEKFMKIVSLAPEVL; encoded by the coding sequence ATGATCCAAACAGAATCTCGGTTAGAGGTTGCCGACAACACCGGCGCTAAGTCCGTCCTGTGCATCAAGGTGCTGGGTGGTTCTAAGCGTCGCTATGCAAGCGTTGGCGACATCATCAAGGTGAGCGTTAAAGAAGCTGCTCCGCGCGGCCGCGTCAAAAAAGGCGAGGTCTACAGTGCAGTGGTCGTGCGCACGGCGAAGGGTATTCGCCGCGCTGACGGTTCGCTCGTGAAATTTGACGGCAATGCAGCAGTTCTGCTCAACGCCAAGCTTGAGCCCATCGGCACTCGCATCTTCGGACCCGTGACGCGTGAACTGCGTACCGAGAAGTTCATGAAGATCGTGTCCCTGGCGCCTGAAGTTCTCTAA
- the rplX gene encoding 50S ribosomal protein L24, with translation MNKIRKGDQVIVLTGRDKGKQGVVTQRTDDSYLLIEGVNLVKKHVKPNPMKGTTGGIVEKAMPIHQSNVAIFNAATGKADRVGIKLADGKRVRVFKSSGAEIKAA, from the coding sequence ATGAACAAGATTCGCAAGGGCGACCAAGTCATCGTGCTGACTGGCCGCGACAAGGGCAAGCAAGGCGTCGTGACGCAGCGTACGGATGATTCCTACCTGCTGATCGAAGGTGTCAACCTGGTCAAGAAGCATGTCAAGCCGAACCCCATGAAGGGCACCACCGGCGGCATCGTGGAAAAGGCCATGCCCATCCACCAATCCAACGTGGCTATTTTCAATGCTGCTACTGGCAAGGCCGACCGCGTGGGCATCAAGCTCGCCGACGGCAAGCGCGTTCGCGTGTTCAAGTCCAGCGGCGCTGAAATCAAGGCGGCCTAA
- the rplE gene encoding 50S ribosomal protein L5, whose amino-acid sequence MARLQKLYREKIAAELKEKFGYTSDMEVPRLTKITLNMGVSEAVADKKVMDNAVADLTKIAGQKPVVTKAKKAIAGFKIREGQAIGCMVTLRGVQMYEFLDRFVTVALPRVRDFRGISGRSFDGRGNYNVGVKEQIIFPEIEYDKVDALRGLNISITTTAKNDDECKALLAAFRFPFKN is encoded by the coding sequence ATGGCACGACTGCAAAAACTGTATCGCGAAAAGATCGCGGCTGAACTCAAGGAAAAGTTCGGCTACACCTCCGACATGGAAGTGCCCCGTCTGACCAAGATCACCCTGAACATGGGTGTGAGCGAAGCCGTGGCCGACAAGAAGGTGATGGACAACGCCGTGGCTGACCTGACCAAGATTGCTGGTCAGAAGCCCGTGGTGACCAAGGCCAAGAAGGCTATCGCCGGTTTCAAGATCCGTGAAGGCCAAGCCATTGGCTGCATGGTGACCCTGCGTGGCGTTCAGATGTACGAATTCCTGGACCGTTTCGTCACCGTGGCTCTGCCCCGCGTGCGTGACTTCCGTGGTATTTCGGGCCGTTCGTTCGATGGCCGCGGCAACTACAACGTTGGCGTCAAAGAACAGATCATCTTCCCTGAAATTGAGTACGACAAGGTCGACGCACTGCGCGGTCTCAATATCAGCATCACCACTACTGCGAAGAACGACGACGAGTGCAAGGCACTGCTCGCCGCTTTCCGCTTCCCCTTCAAGAACTGA
- the rpsN gene encoding 30S ribosomal protein S14: MAKVALIQRELKREKLAAKYAAKYTELKAIAGDAKRSDEERDAARLGLQKLPRNANPTRQRNRCEITGRPRGTFRQFGLARAKIRELAFAGDIPGVTKASW; the protein is encoded by the coding sequence ATGGCAAAAGTAGCATTGATCCAGCGCGAACTGAAGCGCGAAAAGCTGGCAGCCAAGTACGCTGCCAAGTACACCGAGCTGAAGGCCATCGCCGGCGACGCAAAGCGTAGCGACGAAGAGCGCGATGCAGCCCGCCTGGGCCTGCAAAAGCTGCCCCGTAACGCGAACCCCACGCGTCAGCGCAACCGTTGCGAAATCACCGGTCGCCCCCGTGGCACGTTCCGCCAATTCGGTCTGGCACGCGCAAAGATCCGTGAACTGGCTTTCGCAGGCGACATCCCCGGTGTCACCAAGGCCAGCTGGTAA
- the rpsH gene encoding 30S ribosomal protein S8, protein MSMSDPIADLLTRIRNAQMVAKTTVTAPSSKVKVAIAQVLKDEGYIDGFQVKTEDGKSELEITLKYYAGRPVIERIERVSRPGLRVYKGRDAIPQVMNGLGVAIVTTPQGVMTDRKARATGVGGEVLCYVA, encoded by the coding sequence ATGAGCATGAGTGATCCCATCGCTGACTTGCTGACCCGCATCCGCAATGCACAAATGGTCGCCAAGACCACCGTGACGGCTCCTTCCTCCAAGGTCAAGGTTGCCATCGCCCAGGTGCTGAAGGATGAAGGCTATATCGACGGTTTCCAAGTGAAGACCGAAGACGGCAAGTCTGAACTCGAAATCACCCTGAAGTACTACGCGGGCCGTCCCGTGATCGAGCGTATCGAGCGTGTGAGCCGTCCCGGCCTGCGCGTGTACAAGGGCCGTGATGCAATTCCACAAGTCATGAATGGCTTGGGCGTGGCTATCGTGACCACCCCCCAGGGCGTGATGACCGATCGTAAAGCACGTGCCACCGGTGTCGGCGGCGAAGTGCTTTGCTATGTGGCCTAA
- the rplF gene encoding 50S ribosomal protein L6, translating to MSRVAKMPVTIPAGVDVSINDAQISVKGTGGTLSLAQNALVTVTNADGKLSFEPANDSREANAMSGTQRQLVNNMVNGVTKGFEKKLTLIGVGFKAAASGSKLNLAIGFSHPVNFDMPAGVTVATPIPTEIVIKGIDRQVVGQLAAEIRAVRPPEPYKGKGIRYADEKVTIKETKKK from the coding sequence ATGTCTCGCGTAGCAAAAATGCCTGTGACCATCCCCGCTGGCGTGGATGTGTCGATCAATGACGCACAAATCAGTGTCAAGGGCACTGGCGGCACTCTGTCGCTGGCCCAGAACGCACTGGTGACTGTGACCAATGCCGACGGCAAGCTCTCTTTCGAGCCCGCCAACGACTCCCGTGAAGCCAACGCCATGAGCGGTACCCAGCGTCAGCTGGTGAACAACATGGTCAATGGCGTGACCAAGGGTTTCGAGAAGAAGCTGACGCTGATTGGCGTGGGTTTCAAGGCCGCTGCTTCGGGTTCCAAGCTGAACCTGGCCATCGGTTTCTCGCACCCCGTGAACTTCGACATGCCCGCCGGCGTGACCGTTGCCACCCCGATCCCGACCGAAATCGTGATCAAGGGCATCGATCGTCAGGTCGTGGGCCAGCTGGCCGCTGAGATCCGTGCTGTTCGTCCTCCCGAGCCCTACAAGGGCAAGGGCATCCGTTATGCGGACGAAAAAGTCACGATCAAAGAGACCAAGAAGAAATAA
- the rplR gene encoding 50S ribosomal protein L18, giving the protein MLTKKEQRLRRARQTRIRIAQQGVARLSVNRTNLHIYASVISGDGTTVLASASTAEAEVRTSLGGAGKGGNTAAATLIGKRIAEKAKAAGVEKVAFDRAGFAYHGRVKALADAAREAGLQF; this is encoded by the coding sequence ATGTTGACCAAGAAAGAGCAGCGTCTCCGTCGTGCCCGCCAGACCCGTATCCGCATTGCCCAGCAAGGCGTGGCGCGTCTGAGCGTGAACCGCACCAACCTCCACATCTACGCCAGCGTGATCTCTGGCGACGGCACCACGGTGCTGGCCAGTGCATCCACTGCCGAAGCCGAAGTGCGCACGTCGCTCGGCGGCGCCGGCAAGGGTGGCAACACTGCCGCAGCAACCCTGATCGGCAAGCGCATTGCTGAAAAGGCAAAGGCTGCCGGTGTCGAGAAGGTTGCATTCGATCGCGCAGGCTTCGCCTACCACGGTCGCGTCAAGGCCCTGGCCGACGCAGCCCGTGAAGCTGGCCTGCAGTTCTAA
- the rpsE gene encoding 30S ribosomal protein S5 — protein sequence MAKFSPKVQDEGRDDGLREKMIAVNRVTKVVKGGRILGFAALTVVGDGDGRVGMGKGKSKEVPASVQKAMEEARRNMIKVSLKNGTIHHMVNGHHGAASVMMAPAPKGTGIIAGGPMRAVFEVLGITDIVAKSHGSSNPYNMVRATLDALTRSTTASEVAAKRGKSVEDIFA from the coding sequence ATGGCTAAATTTTCCCCCAAAGTGCAAGACGAAGGTCGTGACGACGGTCTGCGCGAAAAAATGATCGCGGTGAACCGCGTCACCAAGGTTGTGAAGGGTGGTCGTATTCTCGGCTTCGCTGCACTGACCGTGGTTGGCGACGGTGACGGCCGCGTTGGCATGGGCAAGGGCAAGTCCAAGGAAGTGCCCGCCTCCGTGCAAAAGGCGATGGAAGAAGCGCGCCGCAACATGATCAAGGTGTCCCTGAAGAACGGCACGATCCATCATATGGTCAACGGTCACCACGGTGCCGCTTCGGTCATGATGGCTCCCGCTCCCAAGGGTACCGGCATCATTGCTGGCGGCCCCATGCGCGCCGTGTTCGAAGTGTTGGGCATCACGGACATCGTGGCCAAGAGCCATGGTTCCTCCAACCCTTACAACATGGTTCGTGCCACTCTGGACGCCCTGACTCGTTCCACGACCGCTTCGGAAGTGGCTGCGAAGCGCGGCAAGTCGGTCGAAGACATCTTCGCCTGA
- the rpmD gene encoding 50S ribosomal protein L30 → MTTQQTVKIQLVRSPIGTKESHRATVRGLGLRKLNSISELQDTPEVRGMINKIAYLVKVL, encoded by the coding sequence ATGACGACGCAACAAACTGTCAAGATTCAACTGGTGCGCAGCCCTATCGGCACCAAGGAATCGCATCGCGCCACCGTTCGCGGCCTGGGTCTGCGCAAGCTCAACAGCATCAGCGAGCTGCAAGACACGCCCGAAGTCCGTGGCATGATCAACAAGATCGCCTACCTGGTGAAGGTTCTGTAA
- the rplO gene encoding 50S ribosomal protein L15, whose translation MELNSIKPADGSKHAKRRVGRGIGSGLGKTAGRGHKGQKSRSGGYHKVGFEGGQMPLQRRLPKRGFKSHLLKFNAEVTLTALEQLGLAEVDLAALKQAGLVGEIAKVVKVIKSGAITKAVKLNGIAATAGAKAAIEAAGGNVA comes from the coding sequence ATGGAACTCAATAGCATCAAGCCTGCAGACGGCTCCAAGCACGCAAAGCGCCGCGTTGGCCGCGGCATTGGCTCCGGCCTCGGCAAGACTGCCGGCCGTGGTCACAAGGGTCAGAAATCGCGTTCGGGCGGCTACCACAAGGTCGGCTTCGAAGGCGGTCAAATGCCTCTGCAACGCCGTCTGCCCAAGCGCGGTTTCAAGTCGCATCTGCTGAAGTTCAATGCAGAAGTGACCCTGACTGCCCTCGAGCAACTCGGTCTGGCCGAAGTCGATCTGGCTGCCCTCAAGCAGGCTGGCCTGGTCGGCGAAATCGCCAAAGTCGTGAAGGTCATCAAGAGCGGCGCAATCACCAAGGCTGTCAAGCTGAACGGTATTGCTGCTACAGCGGGTGCCAAGGCAGCTATTGAAGCTGCCGGTGGCAACGTGGCCTGA
- the secY gene encoding preprotein translocase subunit SecY: MATSAAQIAKTGKFGDLRRRLVFLLLALVVYRIGAHIPVPGIDPAQLQQLFNGQQGGILNLFNMFSGGALSRFTVFALGIMPYISASIIMQLATYVVPTFEQLKKEGESGRRKITQYTRYGTLALAIFQSLGIAVALESSAGLVLSPGMGFRLTAVVSLTAGTMFLMWLGEQITERGLGNGISILIFAGIAAGLPSSIGGLLELVRTGAMSVLAAIFIVLVVAGVTYFVVFVERGQRKILVNYARRQVGNKVYGGQSSHLPLKLNMAGVIPPIFASSIILLPATVVNWFSAGESMRWLRDIAGALTPGQPVYVMFYAAAIIFFCFFYTALVFNSRETADNLKKSGAFIPGIRPGEHTARYIDKILVRLTLAGAIYITFVCLLPEFMILKYNVPFYFGGTSLLIIVVVTMDFMAQVQNYMMSQQYESLLKKANFKATPGT; this comes from the coding sequence GTGGCTACTAGCGCAGCTCAAATTGCAAAAACCGGGAAATTCGGCGATTTGCGTCGTCGGCTGGTTTTTCTGTTGCTGGCGCTGGTCGTATACCGTATCGGGGCGCATATCCCCGTGCCGGGCATCGACCCAGCGCAGCTGCAGCAGCTGTTCAATGGCCAGCAGGGCGGCATTCTCAATCTGTTCAACATGTTCTCGGGTGGAGCGCTGTCGCGCTTCACGGTGTTCGCACTGGGGATCATGCCGTACATCTCGGCATCGATCATCATGCAGCTGGCGACCTATGTCGTCCCGACGTTCGAGCAGCTGAAAAAGGAAGGTGAATCGGGTCGTCGCAAGATTACCCAGTACACCCGCTATGGCACTCTGGCCCTGGCAATTTTTCAGTCCCTTGGGATTGCAGTGGCTCTGGAAAGCTCGGCAGGGCTGGTGCTCAGCCCAGGTATGGGCTTCCGCCTCACGGCGGTGGTCAGCCTGACCGCTGGCACCATGTTCCTGATGTGGCTCGGTGAACAGATCACGGAACGTGGTCTGGGCAACGGTATCTCGATCCTGATCTTCGCTGGTATCGCCGCAGGCCTGCCCAGCTCGATCGGTGGATTGCTGGAACTGGTGCGCACCGGCGCAATGAGCGTCCTGGCTGCGATCTTCATTGTTCTCGTGGTGGCTGGCGTGACGTATTTCGTCGTGTTCGTCGAGCGGGGACAGCGCAAGATCCTGGTGAACTACGCACGTCGTCAAGTCGGTAACAAGGTTTATGGTGGCCAGTCCTCGCACTTGCCGCTGAAGCTGAACATGGCCGGGGTCATTCCTCCCATCTTCGCTTCCTCGATCATCTTGTTGCCTGCCACGGTGGTGAACTGGTTCAGCGCTGGAGAATCGATGCGCTGGCTGCGTGACATCGCAGGCGCCCTGACCCCTGGTCAGCCGGTGTACGTGATGTTCTATGCAGCAGCGATCATCTTCTTCTGCTTCTTCTATACGGCCCTGGTCTTCAACAGCCGGGAAACAGCCGACAATCTGAAGAAGAGCGGTGCGTTCATTCCGGGTATCCGCCCGGGCGAGCACACGGCACGCTACATCGACAAGATCCTGGTTCGCCTGACCTTGGCTGGCGCGATTTACATCACCTTCGTGTGTCTGTTGCCCGAGTTCATGATCCTGAAGTACAACGTTCCGTTCTACTTCGGTGGTACATCACTGCTGATCATTGTGGTGGTGACCATGGACTTCATGGCACAGGTGCAGAACTACATGATGTCGCAGCAGTACGAGTCGCTCCTGAAAAAAGCGAACTTCAAGGCTACGCCCGGCACTTGA
- the rpmJ gene encoding 50S ribosomal protein L36 has protein sequence MRVSASVKKICRNCKIIRRKGVVRVICTDQRHKQRQG, from the coding sequence ATGAGAGTTTCGGCTTCGGTCAAGAAAATCTGCCGCAACTGCAAGATCATCCGCCGCAAGGGTGTGGTGCGTGTGATCTGCACAGACCAGCGCCATAAGCAGCGCCAGGGTTGA
- the rpsM gene encoding 30S ribosomal protein S13, translating to MARIAGINIPPHQHAEIGLTAIYGIGRTRARKICEACEIAYSKKIKDLTDSDLEKIRDAIAQFTIEGDLRRETTMNIKRLMDIGCYRGFRHRRGLPMRGQRTRTNARTRKGPRKGAAALKK from the coding sequence ATGGCACGTATCGCTGGCATCAATATCCCGCCGCATCAGCATGCTGAAATCGGCCTGACCGCTATCTATGGTATCGGTCGTACCCGCGCTCGCAAGATCTGCGAAGCATGCGAGATCGCTTACTCCAAGAAGATCAAGGATCTGACGGACAGCGATCTCGAAAAAATCCGTGACGCGATTGCACAGTTCACCATCGAAGGTGACCTGCGTCGTGAAACAACGATGAACATCAAGCGTTTGATGGACATCGGCTGCTATCGCGGTTTCCGTCATCGCCGTGGCCTGCCCATGCGCGGCCAGCGCACGCGTACGAATGCGCGTACCCGCAAGGGCCCGCGCAAGGGTGCAGCGGCTTTGAAGAAATAA
- the rpsK gene encoding 30S ribosomal protein S11 — MAKSPANNAAQRVRKKVRKNISDGIAHVHASFNNTIITITDRQGNALSWASSGGQGFKGSRKSTPFAAQVASEVAGRAAIEQGIKNVDVEIKGPGPGRESSVRALGALGIRITSISDVTPVPHNGCRPQKRRRI; from the coding sequence ATGGCTAAATCTCCCGCAAACAACGCAGCACAGCGCGTGCGCAAGAAGGTTCGCAAGAACATTTCTGACGGCATCGCCCACGTGCACGCTTCGTTCAACAACACGATCATCACCATCACCGACCGCCAGGGCAATGCCCTGTCGTGGGCTTCGTCGGGTGGCCAAGGCTTCAAGGGCTCGCGCAAGTCGACGCCTTTCGCAGCCCAGGTCGCTTCGGAAGTGGCTGGTCGTGCAGCGATCGAACAAGGCATCAAGAACGTCGACGTCGAGATCAAGGGCCCCGGTCCAGGTCGCGAATCGTCGGTGCGCGCTCTGGGTGCCCTGGGCATCCGCATCACTTCCATCTCGGACGTGACGCCTGTGCCGCACAACGGCTGCCGCCCGCAAAAGCGTCGCCGCATCTAA
- the rpsD gene encoding 30S ribosomal protein S4, with the protein MARFIGPKAKLSRREGTDLFLKSARRSIADKSKFDSKPGQHGRTSGQRTSDYGLQLREKQKVKRMYGVLEKQFRRYFEAADSKKGNTGANLLSLLESRLDNVVYRMGFGSTRAEARQLVSHKAITVNGQSVNIASYLVKVGDVVAVREKSKKQARIVEALQLAQQVGFPAWVEVSLDKAEGTFKKAPDRDEFGADINESLIVELYSR; encoded by the coding sequence GTGGCACGTTTTATCGGCCCCAAGGCCAAACTTTCCCGCCGTGAAGGCACCGACCTATTCCTGAAGAGCGCCCGCCGCTCGATCGCGGACAAGTCGAAGTTCGACAGCAAGCCTGGCCAACACGGCCGCACTTCTGGCCAGCGCACTTCGGACTACGGTCTGCAACTGCGTGAAAAGCAGAAGGTCAAGCGCATGTACGGCGTGCTGGAAAAGCAATTCCGCCGCTACTTCGAAGCTGCCGACAGCAAGAAGGGCAACACGGGCGCGAACCTGCTGTCGCTGCTGGAAAGCCGTCTGGACAACGTCGTGTACCGCATGGGCTTCGGCTCCACGCGTGCAGAAGCCCGTCAGCTGGTGTCGCACAAGGCGATCACCGTGAACGGTCAATCGGTGAACATCGCCTCCTACCTGGTCAAGGTCGGCGACGTGGTTGCCGTGCGCGAAAAGTCCAAGAAGCAAGCTCGCATCGTCGAAGCTCTGCAACTGGCACAGCAAGTGGGCTTCCCCGCTTGGGTCGAAGTCAGCCTGGACAAGGCTGAAGGTACCTTCAAGAAGGCTCCTGACCGTGACGAATTCGGCGCAGACATCAACGAATCCCTGATCGTTGAATTGTATTCGCGTTGA
- a CDS encoding DNA-directed RNA polymerase subunit alpha: MQTNLLKPKAINVEQLGHNRAKVALEPFERGYGHTLGNALRRVLLSSMVGYAATEVTIAGVLHEYSSIDGVQEDVVNILLNLKGVVFKLHNRDEVTLSLRKDGEGVVTARDIQTPHDVEIVNPDHVIANLSQGGKLDMQIKVEKGRGYVPGNVRRYGDESTKSIGRIVLDASFSPVKRVSYTVESARVEQRTDLDKLVVEIETNGAITAEDAVRASAKILVEQLAVFAQLEGGDLEGITGSAAPRNNASFDPILLRPVDELELTVRSANCLKAENIYYIGDLIQRTENELLKTPNLGRKSLNEIKEVLASRGLTLGMKLENWPPAGLDKR; encoded by the coding sequence ATGCAAACCAATTTGCTGAAACCCAAGGCAATCAACGTCGAACAACTTGGCCACAACCGTGCCAAGGTCGCACTTGAGCCGTTCGAGCGTGGCTACGGCCACACGCTGGGCAATGCCCTGCGTCGCGTCTTGCTCTCGTCCATGGTGGGTTACGCAGCGACGGAAGTCACGATTGCTGGCGTGCTCCATGAGTACTCCTCCATCGATGGCGTTCAGGAAGATGTGGTCAACATCCTGCTGAACCTCAAGGGCGTGGTGTTCAAGCTGCACAACCGCGACGAAGTGACCCTGAGCCTGCGCAAGGATGGCGAAGGCGTTGTCACGGCACGCGATATCCAGACCCCGCACGATGTTGAAATCGTCAACCCCGATCATGTGATTGCCAACCTGTCGCAAGGCGGCAAGCTGGACATGCAGATCAAGGTTGAAAAGGGCCGTGGCTATGTGCCGGGCAATGTGCGTCGCTATGGCGATGAGTCCACCAAGTCGATCGGCCGCATCGTGCTGGACGCTTCGTTCTCTCCCGTGAAGCGCGTGAGCTACACGGTGGAAAGCGCACGTGTCGAGCAGCGTACCGACCTCGACAAGCTGGTGGTTGAAATCGAAACCAACGGTGCCATCACCGCTGAAGACGCAGTGCGCGCTTCGGCAAAGATCCTGGTCGAGCAACTGGCTGTGTTCGCACAGCTCGAAGGCGGCGATCTGGAAGGCATCACCGGCAGCGCAGCTCCGCGCAACAACGCGAGCTTCGACCCCATCCTGCTGCGTCCTGTGGACGAGCTGGAACTGACGGTGCGTTCGGCCAACTGCCTGAAGGCCGAAAACATCTACTACATCGGCGACCTGATCCAGCGTACCGAAAACGAGCTGCTCAAGACCCCCAACCTGGGTCGCAAGTCGCTCAACGAGATCAAGGAAGTCCTGGCTTCCCGCGGTCTGACGCTGGGCATGAAGCTCGAAAACTGGCCGCCAGCCGGTTTGGACAAGCGTTAA